The Endozoicomonas montiporae CL-33 genome contains a region encoding:
- a CDS encoding metal ABC transporter solute-binding protein, Zn/Mn family, which translates to MHTSFNVVSQRVLAIGLLVASGFFPEARALNILTCEPEWKALAQQIAPHSKVYSATSALQDPHHIEARPGLIAKMRKADLVICSGADLEVGWLPLLQMKSANTKVQKGKDGMFYAAEQIDTIGKVKNVNPTMGDVHPEGNPHFHLDPYRLLTVANALAKRMVKIDPDNAQLYKKNISQFDEQWQKNIRKWEQEAQPLKGIQVVAYHTSFEYLFQWLGISMVGDLEPKPGLPPSGKHLSRLLKLAKDKKIDAVVYASYQDKSGAEWLSKKIGVPAIKLPMSINGSDNSQSLAKLYDDLINKLLKAVKRNG; encoded by the coding sequence ATGCACACCAGTTTTAATGTAGTCAGCCAGCGTGTTCTGGCTATCGGGCTCCTTGTGGCTTCGGGCTTTTTTCCCGAAGCCAGAGCACTGAATATTCTCACCTGCGAGCCTGAATGGAAGGCTCTGGCTCAGCAGATAGCACCCCACAGTAAAGTCTACAGTGCGACCTCGGCTTTGCAGGATCCTCATCACATAGAGGCCAGACCAGGGCTCATTGCTAAAATGCGCAAAGCCGATCTGGTTATCTGTTCCGGGGCAGATCTGGAAGTGGGCTGGCTACCTTTACTGCAAATGAAATCGGCCAATACCAAAGTGCAGAAAGGTAAAGATGGCATGTTCTACGCTGCCGAACAGATAGACACCATTGGGAAAGTCAAAAACGTTAACCCGACCATGGGCGATGTTCACCCGGAAGGAAATCCTCATTTCCATCTTGACCCTTATCGGTTGCTCACGGTGGCCAATGCTCTGGCAAAGCGTATGGTAAAAATCGACCCAGACAATGCGCAGTTATACAAAAAGAACATCAGTCAGTTTGATGAACAGTGGCAGAAAAACATCCGTAAGTGGGAGCAGGAAGCACAACCACTAAAAGGCATACAGGTAGTGGCTTATCACACCAGCTTTGAGTATCTGTTTCAGTGGCTGGGCATTTCCATGGTAGGCGATCTGGAGCCCAAGCCGGGTTTACCACCTTCCGGCAAACATCTGTCCAGACTACTCAAACTGGCTAAAGATAAGAAAATAGATGCTGTCGTTTATGCCTCTTATCAGGACAAAAGCGGTGCCGAGTGGCTAAGCAAAAAGATTGGCGTACCCGCCATTAAACTACCCATGTCGATTAATGGCAGCGACAACAGTCAGTCACTGGCAAAGCTTTACGATGATCTGATTAATAAACTACTGAAGGCCGTTAAACGCAATGGTTGA
- a CDS encoding metal ABC transporter permease → MVDISLVTILLPAFCGGALVLISHLILGRQVLNRGIVFMDLAVAQIAAMGSIFAHLMSEILGVSESPSQEAFMNALETAMPFIFSVSGACLISRLSSRTSIELEAMIGCIYILAAACILLVLSSDPHGAEHMSDTLGGKILWIQWSSLVTPGLATLALLAGLLLKPQLLTTNLFYPIFAILITLSVELAGVYLVFSTLIMPALAVSGMTGKKSWITGYGLGVAGIGAGLVLSSLLDYPGGPSIVLTMAMACMMFRWLVRAPATVSP, encoded by the coding sequence ATGGTTGATATCAGTCTCGTCACCATTTTGCTGCCAGCATTCTGCGGCGGCGCTCTGGTGCTGATCAGCCACCTGATTCTCGGGCGACAGGTGCTGAACAGGGGTATTGTGTTTATGGATCTGGCTGTAGCTCAAATCGCAGCAATGGGATCCATTTTTGCCCACCTTATGAGCGAAATACTGGGAGTATCTGAAAGCCCTTCGCAGGAAGCGTTTATGAACGCACTGGAAACCGCTATGCCGTTTATTTTCTCGGTATCCGGCGCGTGTCTTATTTCCAGGCTGTCCAGCCGAACGTCTATTGAGCTGGAAGCAATGATCGGATGTATCTACATATTGGCAGCGGCTTGCATCCTGCTGGTACTGTCGAGCGACCCCCATGGTGCAGAACATATGTCCGACACCCTTGGCGGCAAAATACTGTGGATACAATGGTCAAGCCTGGTGACGCCCGGTCTGGCAACGCTCGCTCTGCTGGCAGGCCTGTTGCTAAAACCCCAGCTGCTGACCACCAACCTGTTTTACCCGATATTTGCCATTCTGATTACTCTGTCTGTAGAGCTGGCTGGTGTTTATCTGGTGTTCAGTACGTTGATCATGCCTGCACTGGCGGTGTCGGGAATGACGGGGAAGAAATCCTGGATAACAGGTTATGGTCTTGGAGTTGCCGGGATAGGAGCAGGCCTTGTGTTATCCAGTCTGCTCGACTATCCGGGAGGGCCATCCATTGTTCTGACAATGGCGATGGCATGCATGATGTTCAGGTGGCTCGTTAGAGCCCCAGCAACCGTGTCACCGTGA
- a CDS encoding magnesium transporter, whose translation MAVADMAVTNLHLVSESEFDTAQALSFMRSLSLEEKAEFIIGLTLSQANSVLAECPLREVQDILELLEDSEHEIRARQISMGLGLISSEVEPAGEYLDNSVMSHVRERIGWIVGLALMGIVSGLIIARYEDALSSLVLLAVYMPVIAAAGGNTGSQAATLVVRALATGDIGMNDWLKVVWKEFRVACFISMVLALVIGARVVMFSGGSALPDGISLNMVAFAIGLAISLQVVMSTTLGGVLPLIARAFRLDPAVLVSPVLASVVDITGMLIYFFTVTRLLGL comes from the coding sequence ATGGCGGTTGCTGATATGGCTGTTACTAATCTGCACCTTGTAAGTGAAAGTGAATTTGATACCGCACAGGCTTTGTCTTTTATGCGGTCACTCAGTCTGGAGGAAAAGGCTGAGTTTATTATTGGTTTAACGCTCAGTCAGGCGAACAGTGTTCTGGCTGAGTGTCCTTTGCGTGAAGTTCAGGACATTCTTGAGTTGCTGGAAGACTCGGAACATGAAATCCGCGCCCGACAGATCAGCATGGGACTGGGTCTGATCAGCAGTGAAGTTGAACCTGCCGGTGAATACCTTGATAACAGTGTTATGTCTCACGTGCGTGAGCGTATTGGCTGGATTGTAGGTCTGGCACTCATGGGTATTGTTTCGGGTCTGATTATTGCCCGTTATGAGGATGCCCTGAGTTCACTGGTTCTGCTGGCGGTTTATATGCCGGTTATTGCTGCGGCAGGTGGTAACACCGGTTCGCAGGCTGCAACACTGGTTGTGCGCGCCCTTGCCACTGGCGATATTGGCATGAATGACTGGTTAAAGGTGGTCTGGAAAGAGTTCCGGGTAGCTTGTTTTATTTCCATGGTACTGGCGCTGGTCATTGGCGCTCGTGTTGTGATGTTCAGCGGTGGTAGTGCTCTGCCGGATGGTATATCTCTGAATATGGTGGCGTTTGCTATTGGTCTGGCAATTTCCCTTCAGGTGGTGATGTCTACAACACTGGGTGGCGTCCTGCCTCTGATTGCCAGAGCTTTCCGGCTGGACCCTGCGGTGCTGGTCAGCCCGGTTCTGGCATCGGTTGTAGACATTACCGGTATGTTGATTTACTTCTTCACGGTGACACGGTTGCTGGGGCTCTAA